A DNA window from Citrobacter tructae contains the following coding sequences:
- the pmrR gene encoding LpxT activity modulator PmrR: MKTRIYESLTTVCSVLIVSSFLYVWVSSY, encoded by the coding sequence ATGAAAACCCGTATCTATGAAAGTTTGACCACCGTGTGCAGCGTGCTGATAGTCAGCAGTTTTTTGTATGTGTGGGTGAGCTCTTACTGA
- a CDS encoding diguanylate cyclase regulator RdcB family protein — MTNVLLEGPGRTLECVYPKFMVDLVQGDETKRSGGFLQQQRRLRARLTQEVLSQTQLRAWVMAGVSSENLMMRLKLVEKLAGMIDPGHLALVRIAERLMFLQESERPRGQSTPGMMQQINILSGWFSQRSAHKEKALTQRGLTVQAGAHSEQIFTRWRAGAYDGWSLPGRCFVALEELRWGAFGDACRLGNADVVAMLKDNLRTMASLALAHSVNAAPTTRHYYHHWLNSPAVGGSSEHSDMLSWLGDWCDAQRHPVSWSVTQRWQNVALGMPRLCSAKRLVDAMVEEIFAPSPLRC, encoded by the coding sequence ATGACGAACGTGTTACTGGAAGGCCCCGGGCGGACGCTGGAGTGCGTTTACCCGAAGTTTATGGTCGATCTGGTTCAGGGAGATGAAACCAAACGTTCCGGCGGTTTTCTGCAACAACAGCGGCGGCTGCGCGCGCGCCTGACGCAGGAAGTGTTATCCCAGACGCAACTGCGTGCATGGGTGATGGCGGGCGTCTCCAGCGAAAACCTGATGATGCGCCTGAAGCTGGTGGAGAAACTGGCGGGCATGATTGATCCGGGGCATCTGGCGCTGGTGCGTATTGCCGAACGACTGATGTTTCTGCAAGAGTCGGAACGTCCGCGCGGGCAATCCACGCCCGGCATGATGCAGCAGATCAATATACTCTCCGGCTGGTTTAGCCAACGCAGTGCTCATAAAGAAAAGGCGCTGACGCAGCGCGGGTTGACCGTTCAGGCAGGCGCGCACAGCGAACAAATTTTTACCCGCTGGCGGGCTGGCGCCTATGACGGCTGGTCGTTGCCGGGACGCTGCTTTGTTGCGCTGGAGGAACTGCGCTGGGGGGCGTTTGGCGATGCTTGCCGGCTGGGCAATGCTGACGTGGTGGCGATGCTCAAAGATAATCTCCGCACGATGGCGAGCCTGGCGCTGGCGCACAGTGTGAACGCCGCGCCCACTACGCGTCATTATTATCATCATTGGCTTAATTCGCCTGCCGTTGGCGGTTCGAGCGAGCACAGCGATATGCTGAGCTGGCTTGGCGACTGGTGTGATGCACAGCGGCACCCGGTGAGCTGGTCGGTGACGCAGCGGTGGCAAAATGTGGCGCTGGGGATGCCGAGGCTGTGTTCGGCGAAGCGGCTGGTGGATGCGATGGTGGAAGAGATTTTTGCACCGTCCCCTCTCAGGTGCTGA
- the crfC gene encoding clamp-binding protein CrfC produces the protein MYTQTIYELSQEAERLLMLSLDHLRQLQKLPTTSLDNVELKKGEHSGHVQSLHFSARGMDVQQATLNNELRKITRLEMVLAIVGTMKAGKSTTINAIVGTEVLPNRNRPMTALPTLIRHTPGQKEPVLHFSHVAPIDALMKILQQRVRECDRQSLTHELEIDKDMNTLLQRIENGVAFERYYLGAEPIFQCLKSLNDLVRLSKALEVDFPFSAYAAIENIPVIEVEFVHLAGQASYPGQLTLLDTPGPNEAGQPHLQKMLNEQLARSSAVLAVMDYTQLKSISDEEVRQAITAVGKSVPLYALVNKFDQKDRNSDDEEQVRALISGTLMKGSITPERIYPVSSMWGYLANRARHELMTHGRLPDHQEQRWVQDFAEAALGRRWRTADLDDTAHLRHAADLLWEDSLFEQPIQNVIHAAYANASLYALRSASHKLLNYAQSAHEYLEFRYQGLTVAYDKLRLNISHIEDDMQQIQVGQEQVSDEVKHEVDLALEATTAFINQQQAEILRSIDTLFEKESVLRMSQHSMGAAITAAEMAGEMLVLHDEGQAKIVLDKIRSSCEVVLLAAQESISRDLALRFEQLESTLSRALNDAMRPIEQRVKEELSHTGFRARIRFPAFHSAMFNFNTRQLFNEAIEQDTPLDEATSPAGGVRDTFSRWLNQPNWGWNDYAATKTRYLIDINVLHNSLVQYVTLFCQQIRKALAAQVDISVTAGMATFFADFSLCLAQLQASLRESLVLRQQNESAVTALSEQLQHRIAIASWIYEDSRLLRDDIHTLFAAEHT, from the coding sequence ATGTACACACAGACAATATATGAATTAAGTCAGGAAGCTGAACGCTTGCTGATGCTCTCTCTTGACCATCTCAGGCAGTTGCAAAAATTGCCAACGACGTCGTTGGACAATGTCGAGCTGAAAAAAGGCGAGCATAGTGGACACGTACAGTCCCTGCATTTCAGCGCGCGTGGCATGGATGTCCAGCAAGCAACGCTCAATAATGAGCTACGTAAGATCACTCGCCTGGAAATGGTGCTGGCTATCGTCGGCACCATGAAGGCGGGAAAATCGACGACGATTAATGCGATTGTGGGGACGGAAGTTTTACCCAATCGTAATCGGCCGATGACGGCCCTGCCGACGCTGATTCGCCATACGCCAGGCCAGAAAGAGCCAGTGCTGCATTTTTCCCATGTCGCGCCGATCGATGCCTTAATGAAAATCTTGCAGCAGCGCGTGCGGGAGTGCGATCGCCAGTCTCTGACCCATGAGCTGGAAATTGATAAGGATATGAATACGCTGCTGCAGCGTATTGAAAACGGCGTGGCGTTTGAACGGTATTATTTAGGCGCAGAACCTATTTTCCAGTGTCTTAAGAGCCTGAACGATCTGGTACGTCTGTCAAAAGCGCTGGAGGTTGATTTTCCTTTTTCAGCGTACGCCGCGATAGAAAATATTCCGGTTATTGAGGTGGAGTTTGTGCATCTGGCCGGACAGGCAAGCTATCCGGGGCAATTGACCCTGCTGGATACGCCGGGGCCAAATGAAGCCGGACAGCCGCATTTACAAAAGATGTTGAATGAACAGCTGGCGCGGTCTTCTGCGGTACTGGCGGTGATGGACTACACCCAGTTGAAGTCGATTTCGGATGAGGAAGTGCGCCAGGCGATTACCGCAGTTGGCAAATCGGTGCCGCTGTATGCCCTGGTGAATAAATTCGATCAGAAAGACCGCAACAGCGATGACGAAGAGCAGGTGCGGGCATTGATTTCCGGCACGTTGATGAAGGGCAGCATTACGCCTGAGCGTATTTATCCGGTTTCGTCTATGTGGGGATATCTGGCGAACCGCGCGCGTCATGAACTGATGACGCACGGGCGGTTGCCGGATCACCAGGAACAACGTTGGGTACAGGATTTTGCCGAAGCCGCGCTGGGTCGGCGCTGGCGCACCGCCGATCTGGATGATACCGCGCATCTTCGGCATGCCGCCGATCTACTCTGGGAAGACTCATTGTTTGAACAGCCGATTCAGAACGTGATTCATGCCGCCTACGCCAATGCCTCGCTCTATGCACTACGCTCTGCGTCACATAAGTTGTTGAACTATGCCCAAAGCGCGCACGAATACCTTGAGTTTCGCTATCAGGGGTTAACAGTTGCCTATGACAAGCTGCGGCTGAACATCAGCCATATTGAAGACGATATGCAGCAGATCCAGGTCGGTCAGGAGCAGGTGAGCGATGAGGTTAAACACGAAGTTGATCTGGCTCTGGAGGCGACCACCGCGTTTATCAATCAGCAACAGGCAGAGATCCTGCGCAGTATCGATACGCTCTTTGAAAAAGAAAGCGTGCTGAGGATGTCACAACACAGCATGGGAGCTGCCATTACGGCGGCGGAAATGGCCGGAGAAATGCTGGTGTTGCATGATGAAGGACAAGCGAAAATTGTCTTAGATAAAATTCGCTCGTCCTGTGAAGTCGTCCTGCTGGCGGCGCAGGAGAGTATCAGCCGTGATTTAGCGCTGCGTTTTGAGCAGCTCGAGTCGACGTTGTCGCGGGCATTGAATGACGCCATGCGGCCCATTGAGCAGCGGGTGAAAGAGGAGTTGAGCCATACCGGGTTCCGCGCACGGATCCGCTTTCCGGCGTTTCATTCGGCGATGTTTAACTTCAATACCCGTCAGTTGTTCAACGAAGCGATTGAGCAGGATACGCCGTTGGATGAAGCGACATCACCTGCGGGCGGAGTGCGGGATACGTTCTCGCGTTGGTTGAACCAGCCGAACTGGGGATGGAACGATTATGCTGCCACGAAAACGCGTTACCTCATTGATATCAATGTTCTGCACAACAGCCTTGTGCAGTATGTCACCCTGTTTTGCCAACAAATTCGTAAAGCTTTAGCGGCGCAGGTCGATATTTCCGTTACGGCAGGCATGGCGACTTTTTTTGCGGATTTCTCACTGTGCCTGGCGCAATTGCAGGCGAGCCTGCGTGAGAGCCTGGTTCTGCGTCAGCAAAACGAATCTGCCGTGACCGCATTGAGTGAACAATTGCAGCACCGTATTGCGATCGCGTCATGGATTTATGAAGATTCGCGCTTGCTACGTGACGATATTCACACCCTTTTTGCAGCTGAGCATACATGA
- the kdgT gene encoding 2-keto-3-deoxygluconate transporter has protein sequence MKIKATIERIPGGMMLIPLLLGAVLNTLAPDTGAYFGSFTKGMISGTVPILAVWFFCIGASIDLRATGTVLRKSGTLVLTKIAVAWAVAMIAASFIPDTGIQTGFFAGLSVLAIVSAMDMTNGGLYASLMNQYGTKEESGAFVLMSLESGPLMTMVILGSAGLASFEPHHFVGAVLPFLIGFTLGNLDHDLRSFFSKATPVLIPFFGFALGNTINLSVIVDTGLLGILLGVAVIVITGIPLIIADRVIGGGNGTAGVAASSAAGAAVANPVIIAQINPAFEPVAASATALVAASVIVTAILVPIITALYAKRFNKAPVAAETATTPADSLHH, from the coding sequence ATGAAAATCAAGGCCACGATTGAACGCATCCCCGGCGGAATGATGTTGATTCCTCTGTTATTAGGTGCGGTATTAAATACGTTAGCTCCTGATACCGGTGCATATTTCGGTTCATTTACCAAAGGAATGATTAGCGGCACTGTTCCCATTCTGGCAGTATGGTTCTTTTGTATCGGTGCTTCTATTGATTTACGGGCAACCGGAACGGTATTACGCAAGTCCGGTACGCTGGTATTAACCAAAATAGCCGTGGCCTGGGCAGTGGCAATGATTGCCGCATCATTTATTCCTGATACCGGTATTCAAACCGGGTTCTTTGCGGGTCTTTCCGTACTGGCGATTGTCTCTGCGATGGACATGACCAACGGGGGGCTGTACGCCAGCCTGATGAATCAATACGGTACCAAAGAAGAGTCCGGCGCGTTCGTTCTGATGTCTCTGGAATCCGGCCCGCTGATGACCATGGTCATTCTGGGTTCTGCAGGTCTCGCCTCCTTTGAGCCACACCATTTTGTCGGTGCCGTATTACCGTTCCTGATTGGCTTTACGCTGGGTAATCTGGATCACGACCTGCGTTCTTTCTTCAGCAAAGCGACGCCAGTGTTGATTCCGTTCTTCGGTTTCGCTCTGGGGAATACCATTAACCTGAGCGTCATCGTTGACACCGGTCTGCTGGGTATCCTGCTGGGCGTCGCGGTCATCGTGATTACTGGTATCCCGCTGATTATTGCTGACCGTGTGATCGGTGGCGGAAACGGTACGGCGGGCGTTGCAGCCTCTTCTGCAGCCGGTGCTGCGGTAGCAAACCCGGTGATTATCGCCCAGATTAACCCGGCATTTGAACCGGTTGCCGCCTCCGCTACCGCGTTGGTTGCCGCCAGCGTCATTGTCACGGCGATTCTGGTACCCATTATCACCGCCCTGTACGCCAAACGGTTTAACAAAGCGCCGGTCGCCGCAGAAACGGCAACCACACCGGCAGACTCACTGCACCACTAA
- a CDS encoding zinc ribbon domain-containing protein YjdM: protein MSLPHCPQCNSEYTYEDNGMFICPECAHEWNDAEPAHDSDELIVKDANGNLLADGDSVTVVKDLKVKGSSSMLKIGTKVKNIRLVEGDHNIDCKIDGFGPMKLKSEFVKKN from the coding sequence ATGTCATTACCACACTGCCCACAATGCAACTCCGAATACACCTACGAAGATAACGGCATGTTCATCTGCCCGGAATGCGCTCACGAATGGAACGATGCTGAACCCGCTCATGACAGCGACGAACTGATTGTGAAAGACGCCAACGGCAACCTGCTGGCCGACGGCGACAGCGTAACCGTCGTAAAAGATCTGAAGGTTAAAGGTAGTTCTTCAATGCTGAAGATCGGGACCAAAGTAAAAAACATCCGTCTGGTTGAAGGCGACCACAACATCGATTGCAAGATTGATGGATTCGGCCCGATGAAACTGAAATCCGAGTTTGTGAAAAAGAACTGA
- the proP gene encoding glycine betaine/L-proline transporter ProP, with amino-acid sequence MLKRKKIKPITLRDVTIIDDGKLRKAITAASLGNAMEWFDFGVYGFVAYALGKVFFPGADPSVQMVAALATFSVPFLIRPLGGLFFGMLGDKYGRQKILAITIVIMSISTFCIGLIPSYASIGIWAPILLLLCKMAQGFSVGGEYTGASIFVAEYSPDRKRGFMGSWLDFGSIAGFVLGAGVVVLISTVVGEENFLEWGWRIPFFIALPLGLIGLYLRHALEETPAFQQHVDKLEQGDRQGLQEGPKVSFKEIATKHWRSLLACTGLVIATNVTYYMLLTYMPSYLSHNLHYSEDHGVLIIIAIMIGMLFVQPVMGLLSDRFGRRPFVIMGSIALFVLAIPAFILINSNVIGLIFAGLLMLAVILNCFTGVMASTLPAMFPTHIRYSALAAAFNISVLIAGLTPTLAAWLVESSQNLMMPAYYLMVVAVVGLITGVTMKETANQPLKGATPAASDIQEAKEILGEHYDNIEQKIEDIDQEIADLQVKRTRLVQQHPRIDE; translated from the coding sequence ATGCTAAAAAGGAAAAAAATAAAACCCATTACGCTTCGCGACGTTACCATTATTGATGACGGTAAACTGCGAAAAGCCATTACCGCAGCATCGTTGGGTAATGCAATGGAATGGTTCGATTTTGGTGTTTATGGATTTGTTGCCTACGCATTAGGTAAAGTGTTTTTCCCGGGGGCTGACCCCAGCGTGCAGATGGTTGCTGCACTCGCCACCTTCTCCGTTCCCTTCCTGATTCGACCGCTTGGCGGATTGTTCTTCGGTATGCTCGGCGATAAATATGGTCGCCAGAAGATCCTTGCGATTACCATTGTGATTATGTCGATAAGTACCTTCTGTATCGGGCTTATCCCGTCGTATGCCTCGATTGGTATCTGGGCACCGATTCTGCTGCTGCTGTGTAAGATGGCGCAGGGGTTTTCGGTGGGCGGGGAATACACCGGTGCCTCGATATTCGTCGCGGAATACTCTCCGGACCGTAAGCGCGGATTTATGGGCAGCTGGCTGGACTTCGGATCGATCGCCGGGTTTGTGCTGGGGGCGGGCGTGGTAGTGCTGATCTCGACCGTCGTTGGTGAGGAAAACTTCCTTGAGTGGGGCTGGCGTATTCCGTTCTTCATCGCGCTGCCGTTAGGGTTGATTGGTCTGTATCTGCGTCACGCGCTGGAAGAAACTCCGGCATTTCAGCAACACGTCGATAAACTGGAGCAGGGCGACCGTCAGGGTTTGCAGGAAGGGCCGAAGGTTTCGTTTAAAGAAATTGCCACCAAACACTGGCGTAGCCTGCTGGCGTGTACTGGTCTGGTGATTGCCACCAACGTGACCTACTACATGTTGCTCACGTACATGCCGAGTTATCTGTCGCATAACCTGCATTACTCTGAAGATCACGGTGTGCTGATTATTATTGCCATCATGATTGGTATGCTGTTTGTGCAACCGGTAATGGGGCTGCTCAGTGACCGTTTCGGGCGTCGTCCGTTTGTGATCATGGGTAGTATTGCGCTGTTTGTGCTGGCGATCCCGGCCTTCATCCTGATTAACAGTAACGTCATCGGCCTGATTTTTGCTGGTTTGCTGATGCTGGCGGTGATCCTCAACTGCTTTACCGGGGTGATGGCGTCAACGTTACCGGCGATGTTCCCGACGCACATTCGCTACAGTGCGCTGGCCGCGGCGTTTAATATTTCGGTATTGATTGCCGGTCTGACACCGACGCTGGCCGCCTGGCTGGTGGAGAGTTCGCAGAATCTGATGATGCCGGCCTACTATCTGATGGTGGTTGCGGTGGTTGGTTTAATTACCGGCGTGACCATGAAAGAGACGGCCAATCAGCCGCTGAAAGGTGCGACGCCTGCTGCTTCGGATATTCAGGAGGCGAAAGAGATCCTCGGAGAGCACTACGATAATATCGAGCAGAAGATTGAAGATATCGATCAGGAAATTGCGGATTTACAGGTTAAGCGTACGCGCCTGGTCCAGCAGCATCCGCGTATTGATGAGTAA
- the yjdN gene encoding VOC family metalloprotein YjdN produces the protein MPLSPYISFAGNCADAIAYYQQTLGAELLYKINFGEMPKSAQDSEEGCPSAMKFPDTAIAHANLRVAGSDIMMSDGVATGKAHYSGFTLVLDTQDVSEGKRWFDNLAAKGQIEMDWQETFWAHGFGKVTDQYGVPWMINVVKQQQPPTE, from the coding sequence ATGCCGTTAAGTCCCTACATCTCCTTCGCAGGCAACTGCGCTGACGCCATTGCGTACTACCAACAAACGCTGGGCGCTGAACTGCTCTACAAAATCAACTTCGGTGAAATGCCCAAATCGGCGCAGGACAGCGAAGAGGGTTGCCCTTCCGCAATGAAATTCCCCGATACCGCCATCGCCCACGCCAATCTGCGCGTTGCGGGTAGCGACATCATGATGAGCGACGGCGTCGCGACGGGAAAAGCCCACTACTCTGGCTTCACACTGGTACTCGATACGCAGGACGTCAGCGAAGGGAAGCGCTGGTTTGATAACCTGGCCGCAAAAGGCCAAATCGAAATGGACTGGCAGGAAACCTTCTGGGCGCACGGTTTCGGTAAAGTCACCGACCAGTACGGCGTGCCGTGGATGATCAACGTCGTCAAACAGCAGCAGCCCCCCACTGAGTAA
- the eptA gene encoding phosphoethanolamine transferase EptA, with the protein MLKLLFKRPTLGQISWLLLISFYLATFLNIAFYKQVLQDLPLDSLRNVLVFLSMPVVAFSVMNIVLTLASFLWLNRPLACIFILVGASAQYFIMTYGIIIDRSMIANMMDTTPAETFALMTPQMILTLGLSGILAAAIACWIKIKPATPVLRSVLYRGANILVSVLLIVLVAALFYKNYASLFRNNKELVKSLSPSNSIVATSSWYSHQRLADLPLVRIGEDAHRNPLMLKEKRKNLTIVVLGETSRGDNFSLSGYSRQTNPLLEKDNVVYFPRTTSCGTATAVSVPCMFSDMPRAHYDEELAHHQEGVLDIIQRAGINVLWNDNDGGCKGACDRVPHQNMTKLNLPGQCIDGECYDEVLFHGLETYINNLQGDSVIVLHTIGSHGPTYYNRYPPQFKKFTPTCDTNEIQACSQQQLVNTYDNTILYVDYIVDKAINILKAHQDNFTTSLVYLSDHGESLGENGVYLHGLPYSIAPETQKHVPMLLWLSEDYQQRYQVSQTCLQKRASAEDFSQDNLFSTLLGLTGVQTKYYQGVDDILQPCRGG; encoded by the coding sequence ATGTTAAAGCTCCTGTTTAAAAGACCGACTCTCGGACAAATCAGCTGGCTTCTGCTGATCTCTTTTTATCTTGCCACTTTCCTGAACATTGCGTTCTATAAGCAGGTGCTGCAGGACCTTCCGCTAGATTCTCTGCGCAACGTGCTGGTGTTTTTATCCATGCCGGTGGTGGCCTTCAGCGTCATGAACATTGTGCTGACGCTGGCTTCGTTCCTGTGGCTTAACCGCCCGCTGGCCTGCATTTTCATTCTGGTGGGCGCATCTGCCCAGTATTTCATCATGACCTACGGCATCATCATCGACCGTTCGATGATTGCCAATATGATGGATACCACGCCCGCAGAAACCTTCGCCCTGATGACACCGCAAATGATCTTAACTCTCGGGCTGAGCGGCATCCTGGCGGCAGCGATTGCCTGCTGGATCAAAATCAAACCGGCGACTCCGGTATTACGTAGCGTGCTGTATCGGGGGGCAAATATCCTGGTCTCGGTACTGCTGATCGTACTGGTCGCCGCCCTCTTCTACAAAAATTACGCCTCACTGTTTCGCAACAACAAAGAGCTGGTTAAATCTCTCAGCCCATCCAATAGCATCGTGGCCACCTCATCCTGGTATTCGCACCAGCGTCTGGCAGATTTGCCGCTGGTACGTATCGGCGAAGATGCCCATCGCAATCCATTAATGCTGAAAGAAAAGCGTAAAAACCTCACCATTGTGGTGCTCGGCGAAACCTCGCGCGGCGATAACTTCTCGCTGTCGGGGTATTCACGCCAGACCAACCCGTTGCTGGAAAAAGATAACGTGGTCTATTTCCCGCGCACCACTTCCTGCGGGACGGCGACGGCGGTATCCGTGCCCTGCATGTTCTCTGACATGCCGCGCGCGCATTATGATGAAGAGCTGGCACACCATCAGGAAGGCGTACTCGACATCATTCAGCGAGCGGGAATAAACGTGCTGTGGAATGATAACGACGGCGGATGTAAAGGCGCATGCGACCGCGTACCGCACCAGAATATGACCAAGCTGAATCTGCCGGGGCAGTGCATCGACGGCGAATGCTACGACGAGGTCCTGTTCCACGGGTTGGAAACGTACATTAACAACCTTCAGGGCGACAGCGTGATCGTGCTGCATACCATTGGCAGCCACGGCCCGACCTATTACAACCGCTATCCGCCACAGTTCAAGAAATTTACCCCAACCTGCGACACCAACGAGATCCAGGCCTGCTCGCAGCAGCAACTCGTGAATACTTACGACAACACCATTCTGTACGTTGACTATATTGTTGATAAAGCAATCAATATACTGAAAGCGCATCAGGATAATTTCACCACCAGCCTGGTCTATCTTTCCGATCACGGTGAATCCTTGGGGGAAAATGGCGTCTATTTGCACGGTCTGCCGTATTCGATTGCGCCAGAGACCCAAAAGCATGTACCGATGCTGCTGTGGCTGTCAGAGGATTACCAACAGCGCTACCAGGTCTCGCAAACATGTTTGCAAAAACGGGCAAGCGCAGAAGATTTCTCACAGGATAATTTATTCTCAACCCTGCTGGGATTAACGGGCGTACAGACCAAGTATTACCAGGGCGTAGATGATATTCTGCAGCCATGCAGGGGAGGCTAA
- the pmrB gene encoding two-component system sensor histidine kinase PmrB, with protein sequence MLTIGLVLVVFQLISTFWLWHESTEQIQLFEQALRENRNNDRHIMHEIREAIASLIVPGIFMVSLTLLICYQAVRRITRPLANLQKELEARTADNLAPIEIRSSTVEIQAVVSALNELVTRLTTTIDNERLFTADVAHELRTPLSGVRLHLELLSKTHNVDVSPLIARLDQMMDSVSQLLQLARVGQSFSAGNYQHVKLLEDVILPSYDELSTMLDQRQQTLLLPESAADVVVRGDVTLLRMLLRNLVENAHRYSPEGTNITIILHTEHDAIMAVEDEGPGIDESKCGELSKAFVRMDSRFGGIGLGLSIVSRITQLHRGQFFLQNRPGTTGTRASVILEKDQ encoded by the coding sequence ATGCTGACGATCGGCCTGGTTCTGGTGGTCTTTCAGCTGATTAGCACCTTCTGGCTGTGGCATGAAAGCACCGAGCAAATCCAGCTGTTCGAACAGGCGTTACGCGAAAATCGTAACAACGATCGCCACATCATGCATGAGATCCGCGAGGCCATCGCCAGCCTGATCGTCCCCGGCATTTTTATGGTCAGCCTGACGCTACTGATTTGCTATCAGGCGGTGCGGCGAATCACCCGCCCCCTTGCCAACCTGCAAAAAGAGCTCGAGGCGCGCACGGCCGATAACCTGGCCCCCATCGAGATTCGCAGTTCCACCGTTGAGATACAGGCGGTCGTCTCGGCACTCAACGAGCTGGTAACGCGCCTGACCACCACTATCGACAACGAGCGTCTGTTTACCGCCGACGTTGCCCACGAGCTACGCACGCCGTTATCTGGCGTTCGCTTGCATCTGGAATTGCTGTCAAAAACCCACAACGTTGACGTTTCACCGTTAATCGCTCGCCTGGACCAAATGATGGACAGCGTGTCACAGCTGCTGCAGCTTGCTCGCGTGGGCCAGTCGTTTTCAGCGGGGAATTACCAGCATGTCAAACTGCTGGAAGACGTCATACTGCCTTCGTACGATGAACTCAGCACTATGCTGGATCAGCGGCAACAAACGCTTCTATTACCCGAGAGCGCTGCCGATGTCGTGGTGCGCGGCGACGTCACTCTGTTGCGGATGCTGCTGCGAAACCTGGTTGAAAACGCGCATCGTTACAGCCCGGAAGGTACCAATATTACGATAATTCTTCACACGGAACATGATGCAATTATGGCGGTCGAGGACGAAGGGCCGGGCATTGATGAAAGTAAATGCGGAGAGTTAAGCAAAGCGTTTGTGCGCATGGACAGCCGTTTCGGCGGTATTGGGCTGGGACTGAGTATTGTCAGCCGCATCACCCAGCTCCATCGCGGGCAATTCTTTTTACAAAATCGTCCAGGAACCACCGGTACCCGTGCCAGTGTAATACTGGAGAAAGATCAGTAA
- the pmrA gene encoding two-component system response regulator PmrA, with the protein MKILIVEDDTLLLQGLILAAQTEGYACDGVSTARAAEQCLETGHYSLVVLDLGLPDEDGLHFLNRIRQKKYTLPVLILTARDTLKDRIAGLDVGADDYLVKPFALEELHARIRALLRRHNNQGESELIVGNLTLNIGRRQVWMDGQEVILTPKEHALLSRLMLKAGSPVHREILYNDIYSWDNEPSTNTLEVHIHNLRDKVGKARIRTVRGFGYMLVATEEN; encoded by the coding sequence ATGAAAATTCTGATTGTTGAAGACGACACGCTGTTATTGCAGGGACTGATCCTTGCCGCGCAAACGGAAGGCTATGCCTGCGACGGCGTGTCAACCGCCCGTGCCGCAGAGCAGTGCCTGGAGACCGGGCACTATAGTTTGGTGGTGCTGGATCTCGGCTTACCTGACGAAGACGGTCTGCATTTTCTCAACCGCATCAGGCAGAAAAAATACACCCTGCCGGTGCTGATCCTCACCGCCCGTGACACGCTCAAAGACCGTATCGCCGGGCTGGACGTCGGCGCCGATGACTATCTGGTCAAACCGTTCGCGCTGGAAGAACTGCATGCCCGTATTCGGGCGCTGCTGCGTCGCCATAACAATCAGGGTGAAAGCGAGTTGATTGTCGGTAACCTGACGCTGAATATTGGCCGCCGCCAGGTATGGATGGACGGACAAGAGGTTATCTTAACGCCAAAAGAGCACGCGCTGCTGTCACGACTGATGCTCAAAGCGGGCAGCCCGGTACACCGGGAAATCCTGTATAACGATATCTACAGCTGGGATAACGAACCGTCAACCAATACGCTGGAAGTCCACATTCATAACCTGCGCGATAAAGTCGGTAAAGCGCGCATTCGCACGGTCAGGGGATTTGGCTACATGCTGGTTGCCACCGAGGAAAACTAA